The following coding sequences lie in one Pseudomonas syringae CC1557 genomic window:
- the waaC gene encoding lipopolysaccharide heptosyltransferase I: MRVLLIKTSSLGDVIHALPALTDAARALPGIRFDWVVEEGFAEIPAWHPAVDRVIPVAIRRWRKNLWQTFRSGEWKRFKDRVREQRYDLVIDAQGLFKSAWLTRYIDAPVVGLDRDSAREPVASRFYDRALPVARGQHAVERLRQLFAQALDYPLPVGMGDYGLKPLAAIDGAPQAPFVLFLHGTTWDTKHWPEVYWRQLAELMAARGFQVQLPWGNPTEKARAERIAEGLDSAHVLPKLNLAGVARVLASAQACVAVDTGIGHLAAALDVPTISLFGPTNPGLTGAYGKSQVHLASDYPGCAPCLQKKCTYQPTADDQRRFDLKREWPLCFTRLNPERVASQLGALLLAKEPG, from the coding sequence TTGCGGGTACTGCTGATCAAGACTTCCTCGCTGGGCGATGTGATCCACGCCTTGCCCGCGCTGACCGATGCGGCACGGGCGCTGCCCGGCATCCGCTTCGACTGGGTTGTGGAAGAAGGCTTTGCTGAAATTCCTGCCTGGCACCCGGCGGTCGACAGGGTGATCCCGGTGGCGATCCGCCGCTGGCGCAAGAACCTCTGGCAGACTTTTCGCTCTGGCGAATGGAAGCGCTTCAAGGATCGAGTGCGCGAGCAGCGTTATGATCTGGTGATTGACGCTCAGGGCCTGTTCAAAAGTGCCTGGCTGACACGCTACATCGACGCGCCGGTGGTCGGCCTGGACCGCGACTCGGCGCGCGAGCCAGTTGCCAGCCGTTTTTATGATCGGGCCTTGCCTGTGGCGCGCGGACAGCATGCCGTCGAACGGCTGCGCCAATTGTTCGCTCAGGCGCTGGACTATCCGTTGCCTGTCGGCATGGGTGATTACGGGCTCAAGCCCTTGGCTGCAATTGACGGCGCGCCGCAAGCGCCTTTTGTACTGTTTCTGCACGGCACGACCTGGGACACCAAACACTGGCCCGAGGTCTATTGGCGACAACTGGCCGAGTTGATGGCCGCGCGCGGTTTTCAGGTGCAGTTGCCATGGGGCAACCCGACAGAGAAGGCGCGTGCCGAGCGCATCGCCGAGGGGCTGGACAGTGCTCATGTGCTGCCGAAACTGAATCTGGCAGGCGTGGCTCGGGTATTGGCCAGCGCACAGGCTTGTGTCGCGGTCGATACCGGTATCGGGCACCTGGCCGCAGCGCTGGACGTACCGACGATTTCCCTGTTCGGCCCGACCAATCCGGGGCTGACCGGGGCTTACGGCAAGTCGCAGGTGCATCTGGCCAGTGACTACCCGGGCTGTGCGCCCTGCCTGCAAAAGAAATGCACGTACCAACCGACCGCCGACGATCAGCGCCGGTTTGACCTGAAACGCGAGTGGCCGTTGTGCTTTACTCGTTTGAATCCCGAGCGAGTGGCGAGCCAACTGGGCGCGCTATTGCTGGCAAAGGAACCTGGCTGA
- the waaF gene encoding lipopolysaccharide heptosyltransferase II, with the protein MKILIVGPSWVGDMVMAQTLFQCLKQRHPECEIDVLAPEWSRPILERMPEVRAALSFPLGHGALELATRRRIGKSLAGQYDQAILLPNSLKSALVPFFAGIPKRTGWRGEFRYGLLNDVRTLDKQRYPLMIERFMALAFDKGAELPRPYPKPSLRIDPVTRDAALSKFGLTLDRPVLALCPGAEFGESKRWPAEHYAQVAEASIREGWQVWLFGSKKDHPVGESIRQELIPGLREESVNLSGETSLAEAIDLLSCADAVVSNDSGLMHVAAALNRPLVAVYGSTSPGFTPPLADQVEVVRLGLECSPCFDRTCRFGHYNCMRLLEPGAVIQALTRLNITPVEVA; encoded by the coding sequence ATGAAAATTCTGATCGTTGGGCCTAGCTGGGTCGGTGACATGGTGATGGCACAAACGCTGTTCCAATGCCTGAAACAGCGTCATCCCGAGTGCGAAATCGACGTGCTGGCGCCTGAATGGAGTCGTCCGATTCTGGAGCGCATGCCAGAGGTTCGCGCTGCGCTCAGTTTTCCGCTTGGCCATGGCGCCCTCGAACTGGCGACACGCCGTCGGATCGGCAAGTCTCTCGCTGGCCAGTACGATCAGGCAATCCTGCTGCCCAACTCGCTGAAATCGGCGCTGGTGCCGTTTTTCGCCGGTATCCCGAAACGCACCGGCTGGCGCGGCGAATTCCGCTACGGCCTGCTCAACGACGTGCGTACCCTCGACAAACAGCGTTACCCGCTGATGATCGAGCGCTTCATGGCGCTGGCCTTCGACAAGGGCGCTGAGTTGCCGCGTCCTTATCCCAAACCGAGCCTGCGTATTGACCCCGTGACTCGCGACGCCGCATTGAGCAAGTTTGGCCTGACCCTGGACCGTCCCGTGCTGGCGTTGTGCCCGGGTGCCGAGTTCGGTGAGTCCAAGCGCTGGCCGGCCGAGCATTACGCGCAGGTAGCTGAAGCCAGCATTCGTGAAGGCTGGCAGGTCTGGCTGTTCGGTTCGAAGAAAGACCATCCGGTTGGCGAAAGCATTCGTCAGGAATTGATTCCCGGCTTGCGTGAGGAGTCTGTCAACCTCAGTGGCGAAACCTCGCTTGCCGAAGCCATTGATCTGCTGTCCTGTGCCGATGCGGTCGTGTCCAACGATTCCGGCCTTATGCATGTGGCTGCGGCGCTCAACCGGCCACTGGTGGCCGTTTACGGCTCCACCTCGCCGGGCTTTACACCGCCGCTGGCCGATCAAGTCGAAGTGGTCCGGCTGGGCCTTGAATGCAGCCCGTGCTTTGACCGCACCTGCCGTTTCGGTCATTACAACTGCATGCGTCTGCTTGAGCCGGGCGCCGTGATTCAGGCGTTGACCCGCCTGAACATCACACCGGTGGAGGTGGCCTGA